Proteins from one Deinococcus actinosclerus genomic window:
- a CDS encoding MarR family winged helix-turn-helix transcriptional regulator has translation MPNRYAGSPEDRAALDAYVKLWRAAHAVEVNANRHLSDYNLTISQFGVLEAVYHLGPLSQRQLADKILRSSGNLTMVIDNLERDGLVRRDRDELDRRIMRVSLTEPGRALIGRVLPRHVTGIREVFSVMTPDELAQLSALTRKLGLALGDHPANAASDTEPRRTRRARPTLD, from the coding sequence ATGCCGAACCGTTACGCAGGTTCACCGGAAGACCGCGCCGCGCTGGACGCCTACGTGAAGTTGTGGCGCGCCGCGCACGCGGTCGAGGTGAACGCCAACCGTCATCTTTCCGACTACAACCTCACCATCAGCCAGTTCGGCGTGCTCGAAGCCGTCTATCACCTGGGCCCCCTCAGCCAGCGGCAGCTGGCCGACAAGATCCTGCGCTCCAGCGGAAACCTCACCATGGTGATCGACAACCTGGAGCGTGACGGCCTCGTCCGGCGCGACCGGGACGAACTGGACCGCCGCATCATGCGGGTCTCCCTGACGGAACCGGGCCGCGCACTTATCGGGCGCGTGCTGCCCCGGCACGTCACCGGCATCCGTGAGGTCTTCAGCGTGATGACCCCGGACGAGCTGGCCCAGCTGAGCGCCCTGACGCGCAAGCTGGGGCTGGCGCTCGGCGACCACCCGGCGAACGCCGCCTCCGACACCGAACCCCGCCGGACACGGCGGGCCCGGCCCACCCTCGACTGA
- a CDS encoding aminopeptidase has protein sequence MTSDVQSEALAQACAAYDAVKAKGLKLNMQRGQPADADFDLSNGLLTALGETDTHLDGLDLRNYPGGVAGLPSARAMFGAYLDLKPENVIVWNNASLELQGYVLTFALLHGPRGGQPWAGQNPKMIVTTPGYDRHFLLLQTLGFELLTVDMQPDGPDVEAIERLAAADASVKGVLFVPTYSNPSGETISAGKARRLAGVKAAAPDFTIFADDAYRAHHLSPDAAEQDQPVNLVTLSRDAGYPDRTFVFASTSKITFAGAGLGFVGSSEDNIRWLSTFLNAQSIGPNKVEQARHVKFLQAYPGGLEGLMKDHAALIAPKFRAVDEVLRAELGDGGEFATWGSPRGGYFISLDTAAPVASRVVQLADEAGVSLTPAGATYPGGRDPHDRNIRLAPTRPPVEEVYEAMRAVATCVRLATEEYRAAQR, from the coding sequence TGACGAGTGACGTGCAGAGTGAGGCCCTGGCGCAGGCGTGCGCGGCGTACGACGCGGTGAAAGCCAAGGGGTTGAAGCTGAACATGCAGCGCGGCCAGCCTGCCGACGCGGACTTCGACCTCAGTAACGGCCTGCTGACCGCGCTGGGTGAAACGGACACGCACCTGGACGGCCTGGACCTGCGCAACTACCCCGGGGGCGTGGCGGGCCTGCCGTCCGCGCGGGCGATGTTCGGCGCGTACCTGGACCTGAAGCCCGAGAACGTGATCGTGTGGAACAACGCCAGCCTGGAACTCCAGGGCTACGTGCTGACGTTCGCGCTGCTGCACGGCCCGCGTGGCGGGCAGCCCTGGGCGGGGCAAAACCCGAAGATGATCGTCACGACGCCCGGGTACGACCGGCACTTCCTGCTGCTACAGACGCTGGGCTTCGAACTGCTGACCGTGGACATGCAGCCCGACGGCCCGGACGTGGAGGCCATCGAGCGACTGGCCGCGGCGGACGCGAGCGTGAAGGGTGTGCTGTTCGTCCCCACGTACTCGAACCCCAGCGGTGAGACGATCAGCGCCGGGAAGGCCCGCCGGCTGGCCGGCGTGAAGGCGGCCGCGCCGGACTTCACGATCTTCGCGGACGACGCGTACCGCGCCCATCACCTCTCCCCCGACGCCGCCGAGCAGGATCAGCCGGTGAACCTCGTGACGCTGTCGCGGGACGCCGGGTACCCGGACCGGACGTTCGTGTTCGCCAGCACCAGCAAGATCACCTTCGCGGGCGCCGGGCTGGGCTTCGTGGGCAGCAGCGAGGACAACATCCGGTGGCTGTCGACGTTCCTGAATGCGCAGAGCATCGGCCCGAACAAGGTCGAGCAGGCGCGTCACGTGAAGTTCCTCCAGGCGTACCCTGGTGGGCTGGAGGGCCTGATGAAGGATCACGCGGCGCTGATCGCCCCGAAATTCCGCGCGGTGGACGAGGTGCTGCGCGCGGAACTGGGGGACGGCGGCGAGTTCGCCACCTGGGGCAGTCCGCGCGGCGGGTACTTCATCAGCCTGGACACGGCCGCGCCGGTCGCCTCGCGCGTGGTGCAGCTCGCCGACGAGGCCGGCGTGAGCCTCACCCCGGCGGGCGCCACCTACCCCGGCGGGCGGGACCCGCACGACCGCAACATCCGCCTCGCCCCGACCCGCCCGCCGGTCGAGGAGGTCTACGAGGCGATGCGCGCCGTGGCGACCTGCGTCCGGCTGGCCACCGAGGAGTACCGCGCGGCCCAGCGCTGA